From Triticum aestivum cultivar Chinese Spring chromosome 4A, IWGSC CS RefSeq v2.1, whole genome shotgun sequence, a single genomic window includes:
- the LOC123085931 gene encoding E3 ubiquitin-protein ligase DIS1 has protein sequence MASAAYTDDSGSEVIDPPKSEVLDVAELVGDHIQLTQKSNVVASSSVRELLECPVCLSAMYPPIHQCSNGHTLCSGCKPRVHNRCPTCRHELGNIRCLALEKVAASLELPCKYQNFGCLGIYPYYCKLKHESQCQYRPYSCPYAGSECTVGGDIPYLVNHLKDDHKVDMHSGSTFNHRYVKSNPHEVENATWMLTVFSCFGQYFCLHFEAFQLGMAPVYIAFLRFMGDDAEAKKYSYSLEVGGGGRKMIFQGVPRSIRDGHRKVRDSYDGLIIQRNMALFFSGGERKELKLRVTGRIWKEE, from the exons ATGGCCTCGGCTGCTTATACTGATGATTCTGGTTCCGAGGTTATTGATCCTCCAAAGTCTGAGGTACTGGATGTTGCTGAACTTGTCGGCGATCATATCCAGCTTACACAAAAATCAAATGTGGTAGCTTCTAGCAGCGTTCGCGAACTTTTGGAATGCCCTGTCTGCTTGAGTGCCATGTACCCTCCTATACATCAG TGCTCTAATGGCCATACATTGTGCTCTGGATGCAAGCCAAGGGTTCACAATCGCTGTCCAACTTGTAGGCATGAACTGGGTAACATAAGATGCCTTGCTCTTGAGAAGGTGGCTGCATCTCTTGAGCTTCCATGCAAGTACCAGAACTTTGGTTGCTTAGGCATTTACCCATACTACTGCAAGCTGAAGCATGAGTCACAGTGCCAATATAGGCCTTATAGTTGTCCATACGCTGGATCTGAATGTACAGTTGGTGGTGACATTCCATACTTGGTAAATCATTTGAAAGATGATCACAAAGTTGACATGCATAGCGGAAGCACTTTCAACCATCGCTATGTCAAGTCAAATCCTCATGAAGTTGAGAATGCGACCTGGATGCTTACG GTTTTCAGCTGCTTTGGCCAGTACTTCTGCCTGCATTTCGAGGCATTTCAGTTGGGCATGGCACCTGTGTACATCGCTTTCCTGAGGTTCATGGGAGATGATGCGGAAGCAAAGAAGTACAGCTACAGCCTGGAGGTAGGAGGTGGTGGGCGCAAGATGATCTTTCAAGGGGTTCCCCGGAGCATCCGAGACGGCCATCGGAAGGTCAGAGATAGCTATGATGGGCTAATAATCCAACGGAAcatggccttgttcttctctggtGGTGAGAGGAAGGAGCTTAAATTGAGGGTCACCGGGAGGATTTGGAAAGAAGAGTGA
- the LOC123081961 gene encoding uncharacterized protein At5g39865 produces the protein MEEVAGGGSSWPYAKKPQPHQLGRSLTYHHPYQGQGRRLQPAQRHQLPDVRAPRPAVVLYTTSLRGVRRTFTDCSAVRAVLRGFRVAVDERDLSMDAALRRELQGLLAARGRAFSLPQLFVGGRLVGGAEEARQLHEAGELRRLLEGAAGQDPAFVCDACGGVRFVPCPACAGSRKVFVEEEGRTSCCGLCNENGLVRCPACSS, from the coding sequence atggaggaggtcgccggcggcggttCATCCTGGCCGTACGCCAAGAAGCCGCAGCCGCACCAGCTGGGGCGGTCGCTGACGTACCACCACCCCTACCAGGGCCAGGGGCGCCGCCTGCAGCCTGCGCAGCGCCACCAGCTCCCTGACGTGCGTGCCCCGCGGCCGGCGGTGGTGCTCTACACGACGTCGCTCCGCGGCGTGCGGCGCACCTTCACCGACTGCTCCGCGGTGCGCGCCGTGCTGCGCGGCTTCCGCGTGGCCGTGGACGAGCGCGACTTGTCCATGGACGCCGCGCTCCGGCGGGAGCTCCAGGGGCTGCTCGCGGCGCGGGGCCGCGCCTTCTCCCTCCCTCAGCTCTTCGTCGGGGGCCGGCTCGTCGGCGGCGCCGAAGAGGCGAGGCAGCTGCACGAGGCCGGCGAGCTGCGGCGCCTCCTCGAAGGCGCCGCGGGGCAGGACCCGGCCTTCGTTTGCGACGCCTGCGGGGGTGTCCGCTTCGTGCCCTGCCCCGCCTGCGCTGGCTCCCGCAAGGTTTTCGTGGAGGAGGAAGGACGCACCAGCTGCTGCGGCCTCTGCAACGAGAACGGCTTGGTACGATGTCCCGCTTGTTCTTCTTGA